From a region of the Terriglobia bacterium genome:
- the lolA gene encoding outer membrane lipoprotein chaperone LolA, with amino-acid sequence MYLSLILFLTFLHPQGTNEAKRLNEVYDLVHGVERTFAQMKDFNADFVQIDQNPLNRNHQASGHLYLMKPRKMRWEYKSPEEELFVSDGKTVYFYFPADHQVNKEAVKETFDERMPLMFLVGRSNLSGEFTQFEGLTTKPFLQGTEVIRMYPKRKTDIKDVVMEVDPANYQIRRLILDHTDGSTSEFIFSNIRINTGLKSDLFDFKIPAGVQVVQGIGQ; translated from the coding sequence GGCTGAATGAGGTCTACGACCTGGTTCACGGTGTGGAACGAACATTCGCCCAGATGAAGGACTTCAACGCGGATTTTGTTCAAATTGACCAAAATCCTTTGAACCGAAACCATCAGGCCTCGGGTCATTTATATCTGATGAAGCCGCGGAAGATGCGATGGGAATACAAGAGTCCGGAAGAGGAACTGTTCGTTTCGGATGGAAAAACGGTGTATTTCTATTTCCCAGCCGATCATCAGGTCAATAAGGAAGCGGTGAAGGAGACGTTTGATGAACGCATGCCGCTGATGTTCCTGGTCGGGCGGTCGAATCTAAGCGGAGAGTTCACTCAATTTGAAGGGCTTACGACGAAGCCCTTCCTGCAAGGAACCGAGGTCATTCGGATGTACCCCAAGCGCAAAACCGATATCAAGGACGTGGTTATGGAAGTGGATCCGGCCAACTACCAGATTCGACGGCTCATACTTGACCACACCGACGGTTCCACCTCCGAATTCATCTTTTCGAATATCCGGATCAACACCGGCCTGAAGAGCGATCTTTTTGATTTCAAAATACCTGCCGGTGTACAGGTCGTACAGGGGATCGGGCAGTAG